A region of the Anguilla anguilla isolate fAngAng1 chromosome 16, fAngAng1.pri, whole genome shotgun sequence genome:
TTATTGCCACGGGAGGTCGCAGTCCATAAAATCAGGGAATGTCAGAACAGCGACAGACAGTGACCAAAGGAAATTAAGCACAGCTACAGAGAGAGCTATTAACGAGATCACATAAAAGATAACATAAAGGTAACATCGTCCCGACGTAATGCACAAAAGCCCAGGACTACTGCACCACCATAAGCAACGATCTGTGATATGCAGGTAATAACACGCAGAACTGCTGTCACGCAGTGTTACCCTGTCCAAAGGAAAAGCAATGAAAGGCCTTTGGCACAATACCCCGAGTGCTTCTATTGTTTTTGACAGATTAATCAGGTTTTCTCACAGATAAATCCATAAATAGCTCTTAGACAGAATGTTAAATGCTAGCTGAACATTTCTGGCTAACGTCTGGAAGACGACAAACCACAGAGAGCGAAGAACCACACGCCCCGGGAGCACTGGCCTGTACTATTTATCACGTGCGTGTTCGCGTAACACGGGACGTCACTTTTCAGGTTAGcggctgacctttgaccttacGTACGGCGCTACTGACCGATgacgtctgtctgtccgccttTCCCCTGCAGAGCATGACGCAAACATGAGCGGCGCCCAGAcggaagcagcagcagcagcagcagcagaggagagGCCCGCCAGCGACGAGCTGGAGTGCAAGATCTGCTACCAGCGCTACAATGCCCACAACCGCAAGCCCAAGATCCTGGACTGCCTGCACAGGGTGTGCGCCCGCTGCCTCAACAAGATCCTGGACATGGGCGACGGCTCGCAGTTCATCAGCTGCCCGTTCTGCCGCCACGAGACGGAGGTCACCGAGTACGAGGTGGCGGGGCTGCCCGACGACTCCAACATCATGTCCAAGCTGGCCACGCGGGACAAGTCCTGGAGCTCGGACAGCAAGGAGGTGGTCCTGACCCCAAAGAACCTCTCGTCCTCCAGCCCGTCCCACGACTCCTCCAACTGCCTGGTCATCACCATCATGGAGGTG
Encoded here:
- the zgc:165481 gene encoding E3 ubiquitin-protein ligase RNF182, with product MSGAQTEAAAAAAAEERPASDELECKICYQRYNAHNRKPKILDCLHRVCARCLNKILDMGDGSQFISCPFCRHETEVTEYEVAGLPDDSNIMSKLATRDKSWSSDSKEVVLTPKNLSSSSPSHDSSNCLVITIMEVQRDLQRSPSRNGSSDYYAEQSLDSVSVTSNGPADQDVFSKFCNHVPRILVWLLGFFYFGSLPLGIYLLVIQRVTLGIVCVSLVPSSLTVCLVYGFCQCLCQGMCDCSSRS